From Brassica rapa cultivar Chiifu-401-42 chromosome A06, CAAS_Brap_v3.01, whole genome shotgun sequence:
TacatagaaaaataaaacactttTGGGTTTAACCTCTTTTACAACTAAGTTCGGATAAACATTTCTACTCCTGATAATATGAAATAAATGGTAGAAATATCCGACTATTTTGGAATAGTAACTTTATTggtaaactatataattatgAGAGACAATTCAACATGtatatatttcaaaaacaattacactcaaatatttttagaaGTTCCATACTATATAAACCTTTTTGGCTCGAATATTCCACAAAGATAGTAACCTAGTAGTTTGTATTATGTATCGCCGTTATCTACAATTTGACACGCACACAAACTTGGCTATATATATGCCTAAACACACAAACGAAAATCAGACCAATCACTACACAAATAAACccataactctctctctctctctctcaaaacatTTTAACTTCAAACCAATTAACTCCCATCGATCATGCCGATCAGAAACATTGCCATCGGCGGAGTCCAAGAAGAAGTGACTCACCCCAGCGCACTTAGGGCGGCGCTCGCTGAGTTTATCTCGACTTTGATCTTTGTCTTCGCCGGCTCAGGCTCCGGAATCGCTTTCAACAAGCTCACTGACAATGGTGCCACCACTCCTTCAGGCCTCGTCGCCGCTGCTTTAGCTCATGCTTTCGGTCTATTCGTCGCTGTTTCCGTCGGTGCTAACATCTCTGGTGGTCACGTTAACCCCGCCGTTACCTTCGGTGCTTTCGTCGGTGGGAACATCACTCTCCTCCGTGGTATCCTCTATTGGATTGCTCAGCTTCTTGGCTCAGTCGTCGCTTGTCTCCTCCTTAAATTCGCCACCGGTGGCTTGGTAACGTCCTTACCGTCTAATTACTAAATCGCCTGAATATGAATGGTTTTAGTCTTTTAGAAAATGAGTTCAATTAATTAGGGTTAATTTTCTTGTAAAATGTGTTTTACCTTTACCTATTTACGTAAGAATGTTAAAATTTGTGGATTTGATCTTATtctacataaataaaaaaataaaaacaatcaaACTAGTTGAAATGATTTTGGACCAAGTTCTTTTGGGTTCGGTTTGTATGAATATTCCAATTAAAACCATGCTTTTGACCTAACTTATTGGACAAGTAATTAAAccttccttttaaaaaaaatgttcagGCAGTTCCAGCTTTTGGTCTCTCTGCTGGAGTTGAATCCTTAAACGGTTTCGTCTTCGAGATCGTGATGACCTTCGGGCTTGTCTACACCGTCTACGCCACAGCCGTCGACCCCAAGAACGGTAGTCTCGGAACAATCGCACCAATCGCCATAGGTTTCATCGTCGGAGCTAACATCCTCGCTGGTGGAGCTTTCAGCGGAGCCTCCATGAACCCAGCCGTGGCTTTTGGACCAGCCGTCGTGAGCTGGACGTGGACCAACCACTGGATCTACTGGGCTGGTCCTCTTGTCGGTGGTGGACTCGCTGGACTCATCTACGAGTTTGTCTTCATCAACCAAAACGGCCACGAGCAATTGCCCACCACTGATTACTGAAGACTGCCAAAACTCAATgtgatttgatttgtttttatttcgCATCGTAATGGGGTTTCTTTGTGGTCGTTGAATCTTTTTTAGATGAATCGTTGTATGTTGATTTTATTGTGTATTTGGGTTTGTCGTTGGAGTTTTAGTTCCCTGGAATGCTTTTGTGCAATTGTATTGTACGGTACTAATggctataaattataaaaccagGGAATGTGAATTACCATGCTTCTAATAGTTTTTGCAGAAAAActtctttaaaatttttaaaaactcgaATGCCAAATATAACAAATTTAGTGCCTTCGATTATTGAAAAggtaaaatatgattaaatttttatttaagagatTCCATTAGTTTCTAACCACAGCTGATGTCCTAAAAAACCAAAGTTTTGTCTACTTAGATCAAACAATTCAATTGGCTAGATAGGAATCGGCACTCCTCGACAGAGAGCAAACCCATGACTGTTCAAACATGGGAAAATGAAAATCTCATGCTCttactcttcttcttttttcaactAGTGGAGTCTGGGGCAGGAACCCTGGATTATTGATAACAAATCACCatatatattactaattattattattattttttttgactcattttttttttcatcgcACCCTATTACTAATTATTTACATCGAAGAATTATCCAAATAGACTTTTATAAAGACATGTACTATGATTATACAACTAAACCTCGTTATGTCTAGTGTTTCATTAAAATGCGAAGAAAACAGAAATAACTCCACAGATACATGGCGTGAGCTTTCAGTTTTCAAATTTCTTAATTTAGCGTTTTATTGTAGTGGTATTAAAAAGGGTCGGTCCCTAGCGACATGTTGATCGATTCGCTCCATGTTcaacatttattatttttctgaattCTGAATTTTTCTACCAACATTTCGGCGGGAATATCTGGGGACATCTTCGGCATTTCGATATCATTTTGTTTGCTTTTGAAACGTGAATAGCAATCAAATGGATGGGCATATAGATTCGCCAAATCTTGTGGGGTAAATTGGATAGGAAGTTCTCGAAACGAGTGGACACGGACCATTCTAGACCTAACTTCACCATGTTTAGTTGTTTGCATAATTGTCTTGAAAATACAGTGTCAAATACAAAGTTTTGTTACAACTTACCAGTGCCGTGCGAAGCTAGTCGGGGGCTAAGGCCTAAAAAGTATTTCATTATTCAGTATTgaacatttattatataaaaccttgaaaaatgtattaaactaaatttagcaaaaaaatgtactaaactttacaaaaaaatagaagGTATACATTtgactaaaaacaaaaaacaaatagattatttatgattattttgtatatataattatctaATGGAgtgtattttgatttagaaatttttaaggcaaagttaataatattaagataATATTCTAGATATAAAGAATTATGTGAATGTACAAGATTAATGATACAAATTTTTGAAAGAACGAGGACAAAAATGTGtaaaagaaataattttatgaatttagattaaacaaaaaaaatcagtgtCTTAAATAACGTGTAATAACTGATTAGTTAACAAC
This genomic window contains:
- the LOC103875293 gene encoding aquaporin TIP1-2, with product MPIRNIAIGGVQEEVTHPSALRAALAEFISTLIFVFAGSGSGIAFNKLTDNGATTPSGLVAAALAHAFGLFVAVSVGANISGGHVNPAVTFGAFVGGNITLLRGILYWIAQLLGSVVACLLLKFATGGLAVPAFGLSAGVESLNGFVFEIVMTFGLVYTVYATAVDPKNGSLGTIAPIAIGFIVGANILAGGAFSGASMNPAVAFGPAVVSWTWTNHWIYWAGPLVGGGLAGLIYEFVFINQNGHEQLPTTDY